GCGCCACCGAAGATCTGGATGGCGTCGTCCACCACCTTCTGCAGGACGTTCGGCGCGACGACCTTGATGGCGGCGATCTCCGACATGGCCCCGAGCGCGCCCACCTCGTCCATCTTCCACGCCGCGTAGAGCGTGAGCAGCCGGGCCTGATCGATGGCGATGCGGGCCTCGGCCACGCGCTCGCGGTTGCCGCCCAGGTTGAGCAGGGGCTTGCCGAAGGCGGTGCGCTTCATGCCGCGGTCGATCATCAACTCGAGCGCGCGCTCGGCCGCGCCGAGGCAGCGCATGCAGTGGTGGATGCGGCCGGGACCCAGGCGACCCTGGGCGATCTCGAAGCCCTTGCCCAGGCCACTGATGACGTTGGAGGCGGGCAGGCGCACGTTCTCGAAGCGCACCTCGCCGTGGCCGCCGTGCGAGATGTCGTACTCACCGAACACCGGGAGCATGCGCTCGACGGTGACCCCGGGCGAGTCCAGCGGCACGAGCACCATGGAGTGCTGATGGTGCCGGTCCTGGTCCGGCGCGGGGGTGCGCGCCATGAAGATGGCGACCTTCGCCTTGGGGTTGCCCAGGCCGCTCGACCACCACTTGCGGCCATTGAGCACCACGTGGTCGCCGTCCAGCACCGCCGTGGCCTGCATGTTGGTGGCGTCCGAGGAAGCCACGTCCGGCTCCGTCATGCAGAACACCGAGCGGATCTCCCCGGCGAGCAGCGGCTCCAGCCACTGCTTCTTCTGCTCCTCGGAGCCATAGCGCCAGAGCACCTCCATGTTGCCGGTGTCCGGGGCGTTGCAGTTGAAGACCTCGGGGGCGATGAGGCTGCGGCCCATCTCCTGGGCGATGGGCGCGTACTCCAGGGTGCTCAGGCCCGCGCCGAGCTTCGCGTCGGGCAGGAAGAGGTTCCACAGGCCCTCGGCGCGCGCCCTGGCCTTCCACTCCTCCATCAGGGGGGGAATCCGCCAGCGCCGCCAGTCTCCCCCCACTTGATCCGCCTGGAGTTGCGCCGCGTAGCGCGCTTCCGCCGGCTCGATGTGCTCGCGCACGAAGCGCTTCACGCGCTCGAGGTATTCCTGGCTCCTGGCGCTTGGCTCGAAGTTCATCGTTCCTCCCGTATCCGTTGCTCGCGGCATCCTGGAGCAGGGGGTGTTGATGAATCCAATGAATCCTGGTCATGTGTTCGCATGAATCGGGCTCATGAACCGTCAC
Above is a window of Cystobacter fuscus DNA encoding:
- a CDS encoding acyl-CoA dehydrogenase family protein, with translation MNFEPSARSQEYLERVKRFVREHIEPAEARYAAQLQADQVGGDWRRWRIPPLMEEWKARARAEGLWNLFLPDAKLGAGLSTLEYAPIAQEMGRSLIAPEVFNCNAPDTGNMEVLWRYGSEEQKKQWLEPLLAGEIRSVFCMTEPDVASSDATNMQATAVLDGDHVVLNGRKWWSSGLGNPKAKVAIFMARTPAPDQDRHHQHSMVLVPLDSPGVTVERMLPVFGEYDISHGGHGEVRFENVRLPASNVISGLGKGFEIAQGRLGPGRIHHCMRCLGAAERALELMIDRGMKRTAFGKPLLNLGGNRERVAEARIAIDQARLLTLYAAWKMDEVGALGAMSEIAAIKVVAPNVLQKVVDDAIQIFGGAGVSNDTPLAGFFAQARTLRLADGPDEVHKGVIARIELARRGFSRSDRS